The nucleotide window ACAGGCCATGCCGCTGGCGGTGGTTGGCGAGCAGGTGGTCGTGGAAGAAGACGGTGCCGAAGTCCTCGTCGAGGTACCAGCGGTAGGTCCACGAGTTGTACCGGGCGAACGCCTCCTCGCCCTGGTCGGCGGTGGCGGTGCCGGACAGGTAGTTCCAGCCGATGGCGGAGCCGTCGGAGATCAGCGGGTCGTACTTGACCAGGTGGGTGTGGAGGCCGCATTCGGGCTGGAAGGGCAGCGCGGGGTCGAACGCGGTGGCCGGCTGGGGGCCGTGCGGGAGCATGTTGGTGACGGTGAACTCCAGCACCTCGCCCTTGCGGGCCCGGATGACCAGCGGCTCCAACCGGCTTTCCCCGCTCTCCAGTTGGCGCTGGAAGGCGGCGAGGCCGCCCGCCTCCTCGATCTCCTCGGCCAGCGCGAAGAAGTGGCCGCCGTGGTCGTGCCAGGTCATGGCGCCTTCACGGGTGGGGTCGCCGTGGTAGTACAGGGTGCCGGTGGCGACGACGAGGTGGAAGCGGCGTACCGGGGCGCCGGGCGGGCCGATCTTGGTGAACGCCTCGCCGGGCTGCGGGTCCGGACAGAAGGCGGCCTCCTCCAGCGGCGTCGGCGGGCGGCCCATGCCCTCGGGCTGGTGCGGGGTGCGCGGCGGGCGCGGGTTCTTCTGCGGGTAGCTGGCGGCCTGCGCCATGAAGCCGGGGAAGCCGGGGTGTTCCGGGGTGGGCCGCGGCGGCGGCGCGCGGTGCGGCAACGGGGCGAGGGCGGTGATGGGACGCCCGTCGGGGTAGCTGCCGGAGCCGTCCTGGAGGGTGTCGAAGAGCCGGAACATGCCCCACATGCCCATGTCGAAGTGGACGTACATGTGGCAGTGCCAGATGGAGTCGCCCACCGCGTGCTGGCGGGAGCCGAGGCCGCCGATCAGGTCGAGGGTCAGCCCCTCCTGCGGGCTGATGCTGACCGAGTCGACGATCGGCGAGGCCGGGTCGGCGGGGTCGGTGTGCCACTGGTGGAGGTGGGTGTGGAAGACATGGGTGTCGCGCATGCCGCCGTGCACCAGGCGGATCACCGCCGGGTCGCCGGAGTAGCCGCGCAGCACCGGGGTGGAGGGGTCGCCGAACATCCAGGAGCTGTGGTGCATCTCCTCGCCGGTCTGGGCGTCGCGCACCGGGTCGAGCTGCCCTTGCGCCAGCATCTGCTGGTACCGGTACATCCGCCATTCCATCGGCTCGATGCGGAGGTTGACCGGCAGCATGGCGTTGTTGGGCGGGGTGAGGTCGGCGAGGCTGTCGGAGCCCGGTATGCCGGGGACCCGGGACGGCCGTCCGGTGGCCGCCGCGGTCTGGGCCGGGTCGTGCGCGGCGGCGCCGGACGGCATGGACATCGGCGCGGCCATGGGCATCGGCATGCCCATCGGCGGCGGGGTCGCCGGGTTGTCGTTGCTCGGGTACTCCATCATGAAGACGACGAACTCGCGGAAGCTGCGGTCCGGCAGGTGGACGTCGGCGTAGAGGCCGGAGGCGAGCGGGTACCCGGTCTCCGGGTCGGTCCAGGTGGCCTCGGGCGCCTCGACGACCAGGCAGCCGATGAGGCCGTGGCTCTGGGTGCCCTCGCCGCGCGGGTCGGCCATGTTGCCGAAGTGGAAGACGCCCTCGTGTTCGCAGACCCACTCGTAGGTGCGGGTGCCGCCGGGCGGGACGCTGGTGTCCGGGTTGGCGCCGGCCGCCAGCCCGTCCATGGTCCTGGGGTCGTAGCGGACGCCCTGCATGGTGATGCCGACGGGGTGCGGCAGTTCGTTGGCGAGCCGGACCCGCAGGTGTTCGCCGCGGCGGGCGCGCAGCACCAGCGGCCGGGCCAGCGGGTGGGGCTGGGGCACCTGGTCGGGGTCGGTGAGGTAGTTCGGGAACGGGTTCGGCCAGGTGGCGGCGACGGCGCGCAGTTGCTCGGCGTCCTGGGCGAGGGTGTACAGGGCGCCGTCGCGGTCGTGGTCGCCGAAGGTGTTGTAGGCGATGGGCACGTGCAGCGCGACGACGTCGTAGGTGCGGGTGTGCTGCCGGGCCGGGGCCGGTGTGTCGGTGTTCACTGTGGGTGGTTCCCCCGTGTTCGGTTGCGGTGGTTCAGTTGGTGATGGGGTCGAGGTGGCGGCCGGTGCCGTGGGCGAACCGGGCCACGGTGCCGTCCTCGCCGAGGACCTGTCCGGACCAGCGGTAGGACTGCTCGAAGGTGGTGTCCGCGCCGGCCGGGCGGGAGCGGCTGAAGGAGAGCACGATCCGGTCGCCGCGGCGCACCGGCACCGGTTCGGCGATCGGCAGGTAGCAGTGCTTCCAGCTGTCGGAGGCGGTGCGCGCCGCGATGTCGTCGCCGGAGATGTCCAGGGCGACGGTGTCGGAGAGCGTCGCCACGAAGTAGCCCTTGAAGCCGGTGAGCACCCCGTCCCGGCGGGCGGTGTAGGCCAGCGCCACCTGGTAGGAGGTGCGCGGTGCGCCGTCCGGGGACTGGAGGTCGTACTGGCGCACGATCCGCGGCGCCGCCAGGTGGCGGGCGAGCGGGATCACCACGTCGTAGTAGAGGTCGAACGGGTCACGGGCGCCGCGGCGGCGCAGCAGTTCGGTGAAGCGCCGGCGGTCCGGGAGGTCCTGCGGGGCGCCGCCGCGCAGTTGGGCGTGGGCGCGTTCGGCCGCGACCGGCACCAGGTAGCTCTCCACGCGCCGGGGCAGCATGGTGCCGCCGGGGGCGAGGAAGCGGCGGTGCGCGTCGTGCAGGATCGCGGCGGCGTTCTCGTTGTCGGCGAGGTTGCCGATGGTTTCGGAGACCACGACGTCGACGCGTTCGGGGAGTTCGGTGTCGAAGGAGAGTCCGTGCACCGGTATGAAGCGGGTGGCGTCGTAGCCGGCCGCGGCCAGGCGCCGGGTGGCGGTGCGCAGTACGTCTTCGCCGAGGTCGAGGCCGTAGACCCGGGCGGCGCCGGCCTCCAGCGCCCAGCGGGCCAGGATGCCGGTGCCGGTGCCCAGGTCGAGCACCCGGTCGCCGGGGCGGACGGTCTCGGTGATCGCGGTCCGGAAGGCGTTCATGCGCAGCGTGTCGCCGAGCATCAGGTCGTGGAAGCCCTCGTCCCAGGCGAGGAGCCCTTCGGAGGCGGGCAGCCAGACCTGTTCGGGGTGGTGGCCGGCGGGTGCGGTGCCGCCGGTGCTCGTTCCGGCCGGGGTGGTCAACGCGCTTCTCCTTCCGGGGTCGCGGGCGCCGGGGCGCCGTCGGGGGCGTCGTCGCACCGCCCAACGGCCAGCGGCTCGGTGGCCGGGCCGGTCACCGGGCGGCCGGTGGCCAGCTCGAAGGAGCTGTGGTGGAGCGGGCAGGTGATGCGCAGCGACCGGGCGTTGACGTAGCCGTGCACCAGGCGGCCCTTGCGGTGCGGGCAGGCGGCGTCGATCAGGAAGCGGCATCCGGCGACGGTCACCTCGACCTGCCGGCCGTCGGCGGTCTCCCGCAGTTCGGCGTTCACCGCGTCACCTCCGCCCGGGCGCGGGTGACGGCGGTGTCGAAGGCGGTGCCGATCAGGTCGGACAGCAGCAGGGCGCCGATCCACACCTTGGTGGCGTCCAGGCCGTGCGCCGCATCGTACTCGCGGATGGCGAGCTGCATCTCCTGGCGGTGGAAGGTGTCGATGTGCAGGTGCTCGGTGTAGTAGCGGCTGTTGGTGACGCCGAGGCGCCGGCACGCCTCGGCCTGGACGGTGAACGCCTGCGGGATGGACGCCTCCAGGTAGGCGAGGGCGCCGAGGAAGTACTCGACGGTGGGGGCGCGTTGGGTGAGCCAGTAGAAGACGTCGAGGAAGGCGTAGGTCTCCTCGGTGGTGGTGTCGATGAAGGCGTCCAGGTGCTGCGGGAGTCCGAGTTCACCGAGCAGGTCGAGGTAGAGCCTGGAGTGGGCCTGCTGGAGGTTGCCGCAGCCGAACTCGTCGATCAGGACGCGCATCACGGCCATCTGCGCCCTGATCGGCAGCCGGGGCACGGCCGGGAAGAAGTTCTGCGCCTCGGTCAGCCCGTCGAGGGCGAACTGCCGTACCACGGAGGTGAATTCCGCGCGGCTCGCCTTCTCGGCCAGGTAGCGTCCGGTCCCGGTGCCCTTGGCCTCCTCGGCGAGCAGGGCGTCGAGCGCCTCGATCCAGTCGGCGCGGGAGGAAAGGGCCGGGGTGCGGGCGGTCAGGTCGGCCACCTTGGGCCG belongs to Streptantibioticus cattleyicolor NRRL 8057 = DSM 46488 and includes:
- a CDS encoding multicopper oxidase domain-containing protein, encoding MNTDTPAPARQHTRTYDVVALHVPIAYNTFGDHDRDGALYTLAQDAEQLRAVAATWPNPFPNYLTDPDQVPQPHPLARPLVLRARRGEHLRVRLANELPHPVGITMQGVRYDPRTMDGLAAGANPDTSVPPGGTRTYEWVCEHEGVFHFGNMADPRGEGTQSHGLIGCLVVEAPEATWTDPETGYPLASGLYADVHLPDRSFREFVVFMMEYPSNDNPATPPPMGMPMPMAAPMSMPSGAAAHDPAQTAAATGRPSRVPGIPGSDSLADLTPPNNAMLPVNLRIEPMEWRMYRYQQMLAQGQLDPVRDAQTGEEMHHSSWMFGDPSTPVLRGYSGDPAVIRLVHGGMRDTHVFHTHLHQWHTDPADPASPIVDSVSISPQEGLTLDLIGGLGSRQHAVGDSIWHCHMYVHFDMGMWGMFRLFDTLQDGSGSYPDGRPITALAPLPHRAPPPRPTPEHPGFPGFMAQAASYPQKNPRPPRTPHQPEGMGRPPTPLEEAAFCPDPQPGEAFTKIGPPGAPVRRFHLVVATGTLYYHGDPTREGAMTWHDHGGHFFALAEEIEEAGGLAAFQRQLESGESRLEPLVIRARKGEVLEFTVTNMLPHGPQPATAFDPALPFQPECGLHTHLVKYDPLISDGSAIGWNYLSGTATADQGEEAFARYNSWTYRWYLDEDFGTVFFHDHLLANHRQRHGLFGALIAEPEGARWVAPDDHTRELRRGTQAVIQLPDGSAHREAVLAVADFIPMVKHLQHGDGHAAPATAAPADGMSGMGPINPPPYPGSPDDQGVVGVNYRCEPLSERGGDPADWFSSDVHGDPGTPLLRAYPGEDVRLHVLQGSHDLQHSFTLHGGRWREWPGRSDTAWRDELSIGISNVAELRVADGLGPGDHLWAFCASDDLWLGCWGLLRLHDAPAADLPPLPTADLGRQPLPPRQAVRRFTVRARARTVTYNDQRNDPYGLVYTVDGAPEDDGPLVLRCRAGEWVEVTLVNELDGPPPASPLDPGLMAEDDPGSRTVSGRVSLHPTLLRYDVRLDDGTHAGHNEDSTVKPGGARTYHWYADTPGVSLLRDTADVVSHMRRGLVGALVVEDADATPRDPRTGRERWTGEQAVVHRPGRSALHELVLITQDGLRLYHDGDLTQPVTDLFSDSPDDAGQKAYNYRTAALHPLHPVLSDPHPPTPLLHCRAGDEVAIHLAIGASRSRNQCFTVHGQVWDASETGLGRHVSTIGALGSGATRTVRFRADHPGDLLYRTGNLHWGVSEGWWGLIRVSERS
- a CDS encoding methyltransferase domain-containing protein, translated to MTTPAGTSTGGTAPAGHHPEQVWLPASEGLLAWDEGFHDLMLGDTLRMNAFRTAITETVRPGDRVLDLGTGTGILARWALEAGAARVYGLDLGEDVLRTATRRLAAAGYDATRFIPVHGLSFDTELPERVDVVVSETIGNLADNENAAAILHDAHRRFLAPGGTMLPRRVESYLVPVAAERAHAQLRGGAPQDLPDRRRFTELLRRRGARDPFDLYYDVVIPLARHLAAPRIVRQYDLQSPDGAPRTSYQVALAYTARRDGVLTGFKGYFVATLSDTVALDISGDDIAARTASDSWKHCYLPIAEPVPVRRGDRIVLSFSRSRPAGADTTFEQSYRWSGQVLGEDGTVARFAHGTGRHLDPITN
- a CDS encoding Rieske (2Fe-2S) protein, translated to MNAELRETADGRQVEVTVAGCRFLIDAACPHRKGRLVHGYVNARSLRITCPLHHSSFELATGRPVTGPATEPLAVGRCDDAPDGAPAPATPEGEAR
- a CDS encoding iron-containing redox enzyme family protein, which translates into the protein MTTATTPPADRPAGHGPANAPLKRLFLHNRSLPTARTVRAIEELEDGWIRPKVADLTARTPALSSRADWIEALDALLAEEAKGTGTGRYLAEKASRAEFTSVVRQFALDGLTEAQNFFPAVPRLPIRAQMAVMRVLIDEFGCGNLQQAHSRLYLDLLGELGLPQHLDAFIDTTTEETYAFLDVFYWLTQRAPTVEYFLGALAYLEASIPQAFTVQAEACRRLGVTNSRYYTEHLHIDTFHRQEMQLAIREYDAAHGLDATKVWIGALLLSDLIGTAFDTAVTRARAEVTR